The window TTGTGTGACAATAATCCAGATTACTTCACAGCATGATTTAACACACCTCTAGGTGAAATGTGACACAACAGCTATAGCTACAGCACATTATGTTGACATCTTGCCCAGTGGCAGTGTACCAGTAACCCAGAGATGAACTTCTCTGCTAATCCTGATTATCAAACTGCCCACCCATCAAGAACACCGCATCCAAATCCAGCTTTTGCTAAGGGAGATGAAAAGAATCTGCTCGTAGAATTGCTTACCACAGTCCAAACACACAACACTCTCACAACAATAGCATGCATTCTGAGAACCTATTTTAAGATGACAAAACAATGTGTCTACAATTATCTCTTTCTCCTGCCTCTTGTCCCCTCCTCAGGACTTTGAAAAATCATaattcttttcctttttcctctaATTCTGTCTCTCCACAAAAAGCCCCTGATTCATTTGGTCCTTATCAGTTGCAGTGAAAGGAAAACAAAGGAGTTCACTGAAAATTATACTCTGCTTCCCTGAAGGGGAAACTGGGCAGATAACGCCACTGTGGCATGGCACGGTCTGTCTTAGGGGACAGATCTGGACTTTCACATGTCAGTCCCCCAGAGAGGTACAAAATACGCACACTTTTTCACTAGAAAAAAATACTACACAATGCAAAGTCTGTCCAATTTGGCAAATTTCGCACAGCTCCTTTTCAATGTACTGTTCTATATTCCCCAATGTTTTCCACTATCTTGTCTTCACTCAGCGGGATAATAAAGCATAGCATATTAGAGAAGAGTTAATTTAGTGTTTTTCATTTGGCGGGGGCTGACGTTTTACAATCACAGTGGAAACACCCACCTATATGTTTTTAATatgttatatgtttttttcttagacagatttataaaactgttaATTTAAGGATCTGAAGGCAGATGTCATTTTTAGTAAGTTTGGACTAAAAGAGTCACTCATTAGTCCAAACACTCATTTGGCAAAATAATTACTCATATATGCAATATGTAGTGTGTTGCACTACAAGACTTGAGATTTACATGATTAGGTTTTCGACACACGATCTGTGTTATTTATCTTGTACATTTCAAACAAACTGGGGCAAAATGAGGCACTGATTATTTAATGTTACAAGGTCATATTTATTGGGATTCACAGGAGCCTTGTGTTTGTATTGTTATCTACAGTTGATTTATTAAAAAGCAAGTCAAAGTTTTGATTATGAACTATGAACACATAACGTTCACAAGGGGCCAAATATTGGACAGATTAGGCCCAAGGGCCGCTATTTGCCTACCACGAGCAGTTTTAGCCCCTACATGGCCAATATCACAAGCAAAAAGTTGTGGGTCAAAACCACAGTGCCCTGAAGATATATACAGCAAATAGTCCTAAGGCCCTAATAGGTTCAGGCCTGAAAGGTAAGTGCAAGGTAAAGACATATAGTAGTGTGTGCAAGGCAGAGAAGTGTGACAAAGGAGCAATATCAGGTGTAACTGAAAGAGGAAGGTAGAGGCGAGTGAGATTTAATTAAGATAGTAGAGATAAACAGAAGAGACTGGGACATGTTCCTCGAAGAGAGGAGTTTTCAATTTGCGTGAAGATTGGGGATGACTGTGCAGTTTTGACTGGGGGGGGTGAATTATggaaggagaagagagaaggCTGTGTGCAAAGATGTCCAGATTGCCACAGGGGACAGCAGAGCACCTGGTAGTAGTAGACTGGACTGCATGGCTGCTCAATTAAGTGAGTGACACATTATTTAAGTAGtaaacaatagaaaaaaaagatcaggATGTGGCAGACTAGATGCAGAACAAATGCTTACTTATAGATtaactaaaaacaaaagcaatacAGTTACAGattaaacagactttgaaatACGTATTGACAGGACATTAAGGGATGAAAAGGAGATTCACTAAAGCAAGTCAGTAAATATTTGGTAAGTGCTGTGAAGAACGTTATTGCAGCtcaaatgttttaattaatcAAGTAGTTGgtcaacaaacacattttgataatcgattcacTGTTGAAGTCAGTTATCacacaaaaatgccaaacattcaccGCTTCCCACTTCCTAAATGTTAGGTTTTGCGTTTTTTTCCTGtttaatgttactgtaaatTAAAGGTCTGTAGGGTTTGGACTTTGGTCGGTCGGAGAAAACAAGCAATCTGAGGGCATCACCTTGGGCTTGGCACTTTTCCTTATTTTGGATATTTTATAGACTTAATTATTCATCAAAAACATcatcaataattaaaataacttacattagttgcagccctaccaagaaaaaaagaaagaaattgacTTCTCATTCGTGAATTCCTGTTATTCAAGTGATGCTACCCAAAAAGAATAAGAAGATAGTTATTGTTGACATCAGCTCATCAACATATAAACAATCTTGAGCAGTGCTCTGTGTCCTGTCTTAAACCCTATCTTGTTTTCTGAATGTGCAATATCTTAATCCAAGCAACTCCATGAATCTATTATTCATTTTAGGATGACGTATTGCTTTTATATAGCAAAGCCTCAGCTTGCTTTTGGGCATATAACTTGTTGCATTCTTAGTGTTCCTGTCCTGTTCATTTGATGTGTCAGTGTGAGCTACTAAATATTCAGTATGGTAATGCAGACTTTGCTTTGACTAACTTGTTTTCTAAAAGTTGGAAATGCCAGCATCTGAACTATGGGCTTCATTTTTTAAGCCAGAGGCTAACAGATTGTTTAACTGTGTTTTattctttaaagctgcactaaccTAAAAGTGCAGAATAACACACCTATTTGGCACAAATCTTACACAAGTAAAGATGATTATTGTTGCAGTCAGTACAAAAAGTAGAGTACAAATCACCCTGaaagatgtttgtgttttgctaCTTTTAGATATGAAACATCCCACAGAGTCAGAAAGTAACTAATCCATTCATTACTTCGCTCATTCATTTGTTAAGGAGGCTGTGTCTACAGAAGACTTAACTGATCCAGATTTGTTCACTCTGCTCCCACTGTATCTGCAACACTGCTGACTCTGCAGGACTCTTTGCATTTATATCAGTATGTGACTTTATCAATGTATATTCCAATTAGAGATTAAATCTCGTTCCATGTTCCATTTATCGTATCAGATTCTGGGTACATCATTTCACACATTGCTCTCTTTTCCTGCaacaatatttttaaaaaaaggtatgCAGTAATTGAAAGAAACTCATTGAAtgcaaatgaaatacatttttagaaaaTACCTTTTGTATTCATCCTAATAGAAAAGCAGCTactcacacaaaaaaactattatttcctaaataaatatatgtacaacatgcatttgtgttgcATGTTGTTTTGATTACATCATTTTTAATACTGTTCAGTCAGTTCAGtaagtttataaaatatttaatccTTTGTCCACACGTCAATTTATTACATTAAGACACAAATACACCAGGAATAGCATACCGAAATATACAGGTTAATATCATAAACACTCAGTCACTCACTCAGGCAGTCCAAGCTACCGTTAGTACATCGTTTGAAGttttaacaaaaagacaatGGCACAACCTACTGGACATGTtatgaaatgcattttttaagTGCGTGCATGTACTCAAAAGTTGATGTGGGCTCAGGCACTTCATCTTAAATATAGTTTCAAATGTTACTGGTAATGTGAGGGATGGGAAAATCAGTCGGAAACTGTTATATTTTCATTCAAAGAGAGTGAGACATCGGTCTGCACTATAACCAACACATAATCCCACAAAGAGGACCGTGTGAACCCTGGTATCTCTATTATTGGTTTGGCATGTGCAAATAAAGGGGTTGCAGTACCTTAGCCACATGCTGTAGATCACAACATGCagaattacagtacagtactgcaAACAGTACTACATCCtacacatacactacacacactaataACAATGGGAGtaggtattttttttactagGGATGGATACAATAAACATACACTCATGTAAAAATAACTATCtaataaaaggttaaaaaaaaaagtgcatggTTGTATCATAATGGATATTGTTCATTTGGGTGGACAAATATGAAAAAGTATCTGCTACTGCACAATAAAGAAGATTCTTACCTTATTTCCCAAGCTGTGACTCTTGGACATTTGAGTCATTTGAATCACAGACCAagcctgcaaaaaaaaaaaaaaactaaaaaaaaaaaacacctgcaaaacaaaacaaacaaaaatctcAGTTTTAAAGGCATTTTCAGATGGTTCGAAGACTCTTGAGCACAGTAAAGACATTTTCTAAACTTGTTTCCCAAGTTGATGCACTCTTCCTACTCTGGTGGCTAACATTTTCCACGTCTGAAACAAGAACAATGCTTACTGCTTTACTAAATGTTATGTTGAATTATAAAAACTAATGGAACAGTTTGGAAGTAGATTATTTAGGATAGGTTACAACCACACCTTTCAATTTACCGAGAAATGTCACTATAAGCTGCCATCTTTGTTTGGCTGAACTAAAGTTAATTTAGTAAAATATTTACTGTGCAGCCAGGGGAATAGGTTATTCTTCCAGCCAAGAGTTATTCTTGGTATCCTGACAACATCTTCAAAACTGTCATCATTTCTTGTCAACTGTTCTGCTGGGCTTTTAAAACGTTGACTTGACATGTAAAGTTAAGAAATGGTCATTAGTTATCTCTGTGACTCAAATTATCAATGCAAACCAATGACTATGTCTATGATGCAAACAAGCGTGGCGCTCATAGCCTACCTTTTTACTTGAAGTGGGAAAAAGGAGGTTTTAGGTCAAACGGGAACTGAAGACACTTTTTTGAGAGTGAAAGACTTCTATGCCAACCCCTGCAAGGAATTCACATTAATGTTTTATACATGATAAAAATATGAACTTTGTGGTAGCTCGTTGCTACATTCAGCAGTGGGATGGACATGATAGTGCGCATGCGCTTTAGGCAACCATGGCAACTACGTTGCCAACGTAACATTTACGTACGTATGTTTTAACGTAAAGCCGTCTTATCGATGGGACAGTGTATTAGCTAGTTAAGCTATCTTTACAGTCTCACGTAGCTAGCAATAATAACCACTGTCACTGTATGGATGTTAGAAAGTGGTGCCAAAGGATACCAACTTCAGTTAAATGACACCGATAGTTGTCTCCTCTTTCCACCCGGAAACAGAACAGGTTGGTGGGGAGGAAGTTTTTCACATGatctttgagttaacgttagcaTGTAACGTAGCGTCTTGATGGTGCTTAGTGTGTTCCCCAACAGTGACATTGTCGCTaaattaagctaacgttatataTTGCACAGATAATGTTACAACTGTGTTTTATAAGCCACCTGTCACCAATCGTTTAAAAGAGCAACGCTAAAGCTTAGACTGCAGCTAGATTCCACGTAGCTAATGGCTTCTGTGGATAGAAGCTAAGTTATCATAAGGGGTAAAATCAGAAATAATGTTGACCAAGGCTAGTGTATCAGCTATTTGTTTTCGCACCGGATCACCACTGAAAACAGATTGATCTCTGATAAgagaagtatttaaaaaaaaacaataacactaGGTTCACGCATATATCTTTTGACAGCCATGGAGTTTCTCCCAGTACTTGACCCTCTAGATAAACCCAAAGAAGGAATATGGTAAGTCATTTTAGATTATTTAATTGCGCTTGTGATGTACGTTAATGAGCTAACTTTTTATCTTGCTGAAATTGTTTTGTTGTCAACAGGTATTCTATGATACCCAGGGGCGGTGCTCCAGGAGTTAGTGTGGGTCACACCTGCACGTTTATTCCATCTGCAGatggaggaaaaggaaaaatagTTATTGTTGGGGGAGCCAACCCCAGCGGCAGTTTCTTACATTCGCATATCATAAATCtaggtaaaaacaaaaatgaaagcaAAGAACCTGTCCAGGCAGGGATATGACATCTGCATTACTGTGTTTTATAAGTTCTTCACCAAAAATCtacaagaaatatatttttagaACTAGTTTGCATTGCTTTGGCTGTAGGGACATTTCACCCACATTTGGACTTTTGTGGATACCATCAGCTGTTTGAAGACTTGTTACAAACATAACAAGTAAGACTCACAACAGATTTGACCTAGGGCTAGGTCAGTGTATAATCTAATTGTCGTGAAATCACAAACAATCACCACTGAAACGTGAAATTTACAGAAAGTGTAAGGAGAGATGgttgtaaaaatgtttattatGGTGCAGAATTTGTTAATAACGGTATATTTTTAACTATTATGGATAAAGCTCCCATCACCGATGATAATAAAGATAACATAAGCTAAAGTTAATAACAGGGCATCACTTGTCACAACACCATATTGGTAAAACACATTCATCATTTGTTATGTCGGTGGCAGGGTAATTAGCGCATTCCCTTCACATTCATATCGTAGGgctttctttgcatttttgtCCTTCCTGACTCCACCAGATAATCATGAATGGGACATCCCAGACTGGGAGGGTATGGAGTCACGGTATGAACACTGCAGCTTTGTGCCAGAGAGCTGCCCTCAGAGCCTGTGGGTGTTTGGAGGTGCACAGCAGAGCGGCAATCGCAATTGTATTCAAAATATACAGCTAACAGGTACGTTTAAATTCACCTAGTAATGTGTAATCTTAATTAGTAGCATAGCACTCTGGTGATTTTGCAGATTAAGACGGCTTCACTCAAAGACGagtgtttgtttgcttgtaGACTCTCAATTTCACGTTAGATGTAGATGTAATCTATTGAGGTAACAATGCCACTTGGTTTTTCCACTGTGTTGTAACCAATGTTGTTGctctgacagacagactgatTGTATAGTATGTGACGATTTCTGAAGACTGAGAAGGACCTTCTCTTTACATGTGTCCAGAGAGTGGGTCTCGCTGGAAGAATGTAGTGGTGAATGGCAAACCCCCCGGTCCCAGGACGTACCACACCAACTCAGCCTGCATAGGGGACAAACTATATGTCTGTTCTGGTGGGGAAGCAGGAGCTGCACCTGTCTCAGACTCCAAACTTCATGTCTTCGATACAGGTTTGTGTTTAATTAACCACCTGCTTGACATTTGTATCTCCAGCACCCAGTAAATATTTCTACAATGTATCTTATATCACCACCAACACTAAGATATTTTGCCCCACAGCCTTTTAGGCTGCCCTCTTAGTTTTGTTGCACCTGGTATGGCAGGCCAACTTGcatgtttaacatttttattagtAAATAACGTTTGGTGACCTTCCATAATTCCCTGCATAACTGCTCTCaacttcaacctgagcagagttCTAATTAAGAAGAAtaattgaaaacacctgtgtggttGTACAAGGCTTTTAATATTTGTGTGACACTGAAAGCATCCATTTTGTAATTGGGATTATATTTGGGGAAAAGATTTGAGCTATTTGGGATTGCAAACATGGCAATATGagcattttgtgttttggtgaAAATGaataccaaaataattgtgtatGAAAAAGTGCCATCATTTTTCTTATCCTATAAAACAGTTATAAGAGAAATTATACCAGGCTTTTTGACAGTAGATATTTTGACCTGTCACatcaggaaaagcacaggtgtaactgaTAACATGAATTAATAATGGCTGCAGTTCATTTAGGTGTGCCATTTCCAGGGCCCTGTTTTTGTGGATGCtgactgggacacttgaatgtaacagagcCTCATTAATGTTATTCgtcacacctgtgcttttcctacaatGGAGGATGCAACTTGAATCCTTGAACCCAATGAACAGAGCCATAGATTACAGTCCTTTGGAAAGAAAGTAGTGACTAATGTAAGCTTTACTGATGCTACCTGACTCCATATTATACACACAGATGTACCCTATCTGTGATAGTTTCACTGTGTGCAAGTCATTTAATAGCATTGGACATGTAATAGCTGCCGAATACATAATCCACCCATTGAAGGTGTGACTATCTTATTCTGCCTCAAGTTTGCGATGGATTTTATCTTTTGGTGTTCCCAGTGTCTTCCACCTGGTCTCAACCAGAAACACAAGGCAGAAACCTGCCAGCCAGACATGGCCACATTGTTGTAGCAGTGGGTTCAAAGATCTACATTCATGGAGGCATGGCTGGAGACAAATTCTACAATGATATGTACTGTCTTGACACAAGTAAGCCTGAACTCTCATGAACCATAAGTGTATCTAGTTCCCAGCTGTATTTATCTGATTATCATACATAATGAAAATGTAGAGCCTCAGAACTTTGTTTTggtttaagaaaataaaaccaaatgtgTCTACTGTTTAAAAGGGAGCATACAGTGGGAGAAAGTGCAGGTCAAAGGAGACATCCCACCAGGAGTAGCAGCCCACTCAGCTGTGGTGCTGGGCAAGAACATCTACATTTTTGGGGGGATGACTGCAGATGGAGCTGGCAACTCCATGTACAGATTTAACACAGGTACTTTTTCAGAAGTTATTTGTAATTCATACACACTGTATGACTAAATCTACGAATGCTATGGGACAGTTCTTCATGGAAACCTTAAGTTGAGCTTGTACGTACTTTAATGTTAAATCTGTTTGCAGACAAAAGTAGATGGGTCCTCGTGAAGTTTGAAGGGGATATGCCACCCAACCGCTTAGACCACTCCATGTGTTTATTGCCCTGGAAGGTGTGTGGTGAGGGGAATGGAGATAAGGAGGACGCCAACAGCCCAGCAGCATCAGAGACAATGAATCTCGCCTTTGCATTTGGAGGAATGGACACCCAAGGTGTCATTCATAATGACTGTATTGTGACTGTGTTGACTTGATGCTGTATTtacccaagttgtaataaaatgtttgtaaagTACTACTTTTACAAATATGCAAGTACTGAAATGA is drawn from Sander vitreus isolate 19-12246 chromosome 16, sanVit1, whole genome shotgun sequence and contains these coding sequences:
- the rabepk gene encoding rab9 effector protein with kelch motifs isoform X1, producing MLESGAKGYQLQLNDTDSCLLFPPGNRTAMEFLPVLDPLDKPKEGIWYSMIPRGGAPGVSVGHTCTFIPSADGGKGKIVIVGGANPSGSFLHSHIINLDNHEWDIPDWEGMESRYEHCSFVPESCPQSLWVFGGAQQSGNRNCIQNIQLTESGSRWKNVVVNGKPPGPRTYHTNSACIGDKLYVCSGGEAGAAPVSDSKLHVFDTVSSTWSQPETQGRNLPARHGHIVVAVGSKIYIHGGMAGDKFYNDMYCLDTRSIQWEKVQVKGDIPPGVAAHSAVVLGKNIYIFGGMTADGAGNSMYRFNTDKSRWVLVKFEGDMPPNRLDHSMCLLPWKVCGEGNGDKEDANSPAASETMNLAFAFGGMDTQGVIHNDCIVTVLT
- the rabepk gene encoding rab9 effector protein with kelch motifs isoform X2, encoding MIPRGGAPGVSVGHTCTFIPSADGGKGKIVIVGGANPSGSFLHSHIINLDNHEWDIPDWEGMESRYEHCSFVPESCPQSLWVFGGAQQSGNRNCIQNIQLTESGSRWKNVVVNGKPPGPRTYHTNSACIGDKLYVCSGGEAGAAPVSDSKLHVFDTVSSTWSQPETQGRNLPARHGHIVVAVGSKIYIHGGMAGDKFYNDMYCLDTRSIQWEKVQVKGDIPPGVAAHSAVVLGKNIYIFGGMTADGAGNSMYRFNTDKSRWVLVKFEGDMPPNRLDHSMCLLPWKVCGEGNGDKEDANSPAASETMNLAFAFGGMDTQGVIHNDCIVTVLT